The window AATGGTAATTTGTACCTTTAATATCAAGTTACATTAGGAGATATAATGCCAAGTTGTATGGTTCATTTGTCAGTAGGTTGtcgttctttctttttttttctatattaaattacgataagatggtggttggagatagtgaacaggaaaccctgtaccttggcactcgtcagcaaggtgtacatgTAATCTTGGGGGAACTGATACTTTCTGACGGATTTGATCCCGTGTCAGCCAGgttcacaatcagagacgttGCCATTGAGCTATCCGGGTCTCGACTGACCTCTTGTAGgcctgagatgtatttacaattgattgataactGGGTGGTGAGTAAGCAACTATCTTAAATTAGTAGTTTAATTCATAATACTTTAAGAGTTTGAAGCGTGCAATACTGGGTTCTAGATGCAATATAAACATTTAAACTAGGTTTTGGTCACATACAGCTGACGAAACTTAAATAAGACGTAACATGTATCCTAGGTTCAGCTATCAGTTATAATCTATTTATTGCAAATCAAATTACAAGATAAAATGCGACAACCTTTTGTAATAATATATCATTCTGGAAATATTCTTCATCAATTGAAGATGATATTGTGGTGTCTGCTACTAATGTTGTCAGATATAAGTATTATTCATCATCAACCGAAAGTGGAATGCTTGTAGGCAaaatgttaagaagatcaaagaaaagagaacgagaacaaagaatggttggtgtggaaacgaaggaacaatttACATTCTGCAAATGAAATGTTCTTTTTACTGTATAGTTCCCAGATTTTACTAAGGTATCGTGTAATTTTTTGTTCAAATTCATCGATTGTCCCCCatctgtgttcttgttcactacaataccatCTGGTTTTATGTTAAAGTGATCTATGGGAAATTACTTTAATCTTGGAATAGTTTTCGGTGTATACAAATAGGAGCTAGTGAATTACTAAGacatagaagcactgaacaaccgttTTGTCTTAACTAAGGGCCCATCATCTACCTGTCCACATGGAATCCCACAGAGGATTAAAGCACGAACATAAAAagttttataatgataatacttAGTAGAAATCTACAATTCTTGACTTCCGTCAGTATTTTTGACTGTTGTCTTATGTATGTTCAACCTGGTTTACGACCAAATCATTCAGTTAATAGTACAAATCCACATACAATTAATAATATCATATTGTTATTTAGTTCAGTTCAAACTGAACTCCATATTTTTGAAATAAGTTTTCAGtaatactgtggtgtatgctacttatgttgacagatataagtagtatgtaacactactCAGAAGTAAAATACTTAACAGTACAGGACTAAATTAAGAACAACAGCAATGACAACAGATGAACCATGTATAAATGTTGTACTTAATGTATGCTTTTCACACTATATTAAACCACTGTGTGATTTTGCATTCAATAGTAAATTGATTACTATCTGAGGATAATGGTGGACGTGTGtgtcaatttcgtggattggttatagttggacattaacatcgttgtatgccggatcagtggtctaaggCTTACGCATTCGTGCGTGAGACCAATAGATTCTGGGTTCGAAAGTCGCGGAACTTGGATCATGGATGtgaactgttgaggagtcccacaatcggACTTCCAGgtgttccatggtggtttagcttcaattgactcaagatctcaactatcaaattattaaattgGTTATCCCCAACAAATGcttcatttattacatcattccAACTGTTAATAGGCAGACATTATCAATCAATAGTActtcattgtttattatatatacTTCATGAAATCATATGaaaacatttgaataataaacTTTTTCTATTTACTAAGTAATGTAACACACATTTACTTAgagataaacaaacaaaacaaagcaAACAAGCAACCCTATGTAAATAACTAGTTGTTTACTAAAGTTGAAATActataaatataagtagtatcgtTAGTTGTTATTCAATATCATCGtcatttctattgtataatctAATGATGAGTTCATTTAATCTGGCAATTCTATTCATTGTAACTATTACATTACAACTATGTTTAGGTTTTGGTGGAATTGATCATGTCGACAAAGATAGGCATCCTATTTTAAATGAAACTCTAATTAACAAGTCGGTTATTcttgtgaataaaataataaattcaaatttttgGTATGCACAAACTAATATTACTAATGTAACAATACAAGTagtatattattatattgataaattttcttCCAATTAGATTGTAAATGGtttattattacaatataatTTACATCTTACACGTACTAATTGTACAAAACATAATAGGATGATGCAAAAGATTAAGAACAATCAAAAGATTCGATGTCAATTCAATCATAATACTGTAAGTTTTGTATAGAAATTAATGATTGATGGATTGTTTTTACAAAAAATGAACTTCGaatttcaaattattcattgttaGATTGAGATCTTATGCTCTGGTACGGTCAGAGATATTGGGGAGTCCGCTCTCCTttttgaaatgctctcacattgcCATGAGTATACAGCCAATGACATGGATATCCTACTTATGACgtgagtgttgtttacgaagttaaGAGGACgcaaagcgaatgtccagtgcttcaacCGTGTTGGTTGTAGAGAAGGGTCTACCaaggagagttggaaaatcctgaatccaaactaatggtgcatctgggcttcagtatcctgataAAACGAATGGTGtataaaccaattgttggtcaccgactgcATATCGTAAAGTTACTGCACTGTGTTGTAGATCACACCTTTAATTaaaaggctccaggtgtggttcattaagaaaaccacctgcttcggtctgagtaCCTGAGCAGTATCACAGTTCATACAGaaaccaagtgacttgtgtggtgcatatttattttgtattccACTGTACTTATATTTTTGTGTtcagataaatgaataaataatataagaGGGTCATCCTCTAGAAACTATGGTAGATGAATTAAATAGATTACAATAATGATCTTGGGTTCCGGCCCAatgttctagaggttaagtgtgcgagaccgaaagtactggattcgagtctgtgatgtgggattgtggatgcgcattgctgagtaATCCCATGTTAGGACtaaacagctgtctagtgcttccaagttttcaatgatggtttagcttatATTAACTCGTGAAATCAACTATGACAACAGATAAATGTTCATGGAAATGGAATTAAAAAGTGAACTTTTCCTTAAAATTAGTATGTTTCTAAGATTGTTCGCTTTGTAGAAAGTTTACATCCCGAGATAATTTAAGCTACGCAATTATTGATATCCCCAGTAAAACGAAAAGtagtttcattctagtataagactccttaGTGATTCACATACAAAGTATTTCTGTACAAAATAGCCTTCAATGGTTGTCTGGTCTATGTTTATTTATAGTCTAAACTGGTCTATGTGATTGTTATCATAAAAGATTTGAgagtattttaatagttgaattcatgagtcaattaatgcTCGAACACTggggaaaacatggaagcagtggacggccgttctgttctagtatgggactggtTAGcaatacacatccacgatctcactcgcgggattcaaacccaagatCTATCGGTTTCGGGCTCGAAACCTTAAAGTTTGAACAACtgaaccggccggcatccaataatgttaatgtctaactttattttattatcGTAAAGTTATCAAAATCTGATTTAAGTCTGTTTGTGTCCTGAAAGGTATTCATTGTAAGTCAGAAAATAAGATGACTTGGAAGTAAACAGTAAACATCCAGAATAGAGGAATTTGGAAGATTTCTATTAATTATACATCAGTTTATTCGAGTTCTTCCGTCGATATTAATCAAATGACTGTAAGAAATAAACCATGTTTGCTTATGTTGAAAAAGTTGATTCACGAAATAAatttacacacatacacacatgcaTTTTTGAAGTATTTGGAGATATACTgtataaatatttacaattaagcGCTAATTAAGACCAAGGATAAACTTCATTCCTGTACACAATTTAGACATTACACCTGGCAACCAACTAAAATGAAACGGTTATTATTATTCGCACTATCATAGTCCATGGCAGAGGGTGGGGGTGTTTTATTCTGGGTTACATAAAAATATGTAAAGTTTTCTATGATGAAAATACCATTTTATCATACTGCTTTCGTGGTAATGGTAACATAATCAGTTATGATGAAAGAAAAATTacagcatactaaaagacataCCTCCAATTAATTATATGAtagaaattattcaaaaaaaatATCTACCATTGAGTGATCAAATTTGGGTTGTTCTTTTCActgtttattatcagaagaacCATATCATCATGGTAGTTTGTGTATATTTTCTTCCTTGACTGTCATTCAGACAAAATGAAAAGCAAATACTTTAAAACTTATGCATctaatatagatatatagacCATAGGATAATGAGGGATTTCAGGAGAATAGTCTTTAGAGGAATATCTTTtacaatttattatataatctATCCTAAGTAATATTTACTGTAATGA of the Schistosoma haematobium chromosome 4, whole genome shotgun sequence genome contains:
- a CDS encoding hypothetical protein (SECRETED:SignalP(1-22)), with amino-acid sequence MMSSFNLAILFIVTITLQLCLGFGGIDHVDKDRHPILNETLINKSVILVNKIINSNFWYAQTNITNVTIQIVNGLLLQYNLHLTRTNCTKHNRMMQKIKNNQKIRCQFNHNTTGRVCQIQILLQPWTKQHYRMTIKSCNPEMKSMNNKKYPPKHHQTMIPYNQPSSIINNRVLF